The following are from one region of the Odontesthes bonariensis isolate fOdoBon6 chromosome 12, fOdoBon6.hap1, whole genome shotgun sequence genome:
- the sumo3b gene encoding small ubiquitin-related modifier 3: protein MSEEKPKEGVKTENDHINLKVAGQDGSVVQFKIKRHTPLSKLMKAYCERQGLSIRQIRFRFDGQPINETDTPAQLEMEDEDTIDVFQQQTGGVY, encoded by the exons ATGTCTGAAGAAAAGCCAAAG GAAGGAGTGAAGACTGAGAACGACCACATTAACCTCAAGGTAGCCGGTCAGGACGGATCGGTGGTTCAGTTCAAAATAAAGAGGCATACCCCGCTCAGCAAACTAATGAAGGCATACTGCGAAAGACAG GGATTGTCGATTCGTCAGATACGGTTTAGGTTTGATGGACAGCCAATCAATGAAACAGACACGCCTGCACAG CTGGAGATGGAAGATGAGGACACTATTGATGTATTTCAGCAACAAACGGGAGGAGTCTACTGA
- the pttg1ipb gene encoding PTTG1 interacting protein b, protein MSPALYTRSGQLPAATPETDLATDDDFEGPRPYHHGQAFHISRIFPCSIFVLGSHFRSRSADTDSFSSSGYILHSTSVSVPCSLKSNTSCAECLQNVACLWCIPTAQCIDYPVKNILPPNSVCPLNDARWGVCWVNFQILIITMSVLAGIVLLAVLVCCFCCCCKCERIGNKSEDAQVARQTRARKARQKTRRTEMQLRHDEIRQKYGVAKDNPYARMDDH, encoded by the exons ATGTCCCCCGCTCTCTACAC GCGCTCTGGTCAGCTGCCGGCGGCCACACCAGAGACTGATCTTGCCACTGATGATGACT TTGAGGGTCCTCGCCCGTACCACCATGGCCAGGCTTTTCACATCTCCCGCATCTTTCCTTGCTCTATTTTCGTGCTGGGCTCTCATTTCCGCAGCAGAAGCGCAGACACCGACTCCTTCTCCAGCTCCGG TTACATTCTTCATTCCACATCTGTTTCAGTTCCTTGTTCTCTGAAATCCAACACCAGCTGTGCTGAATGCCTGCAGAATGTCGCA TGTTTGTGGTGCATCCCCACCGCACAGTGCATCGACTACCCGGTGAAGAACATCCTGCCCCCCAACAGTGTTTGTCCTCTGAATGATGCACGATGGGGGGTTTGTTGGG TTAATTTTCAGATATTGATCATCACAATGTCAGTTCTGGCCGGGATCGTCCTCCTTGCTGTTCTtgtctgctgcttctgctgctgctgcaagtgTGAAAGAATCGG gaACAAGAGTGAAGATGCGCAGGTGGCGCGACAAACTCGAGCGAGGAAGGCTCGTCAGAAAACGAG GAGAACGGAGATGCAGCTGAGGCATGATGAAATCAGACAGAAATACG GTGTGGCAAAGGATAATCCATACGCCCGTATGGACGATCACTAA